The genomic window TCTTTTCGGTAGCATTGTTACCGGGCTCATACAGTTTAGCATTTTTAATTTCTTCCGGTAAAAAATCCTGGTCTACAAAATTCCCATCATACGAATGGGCATATTTGTATTCTTTTCCGTAATCCAGGTCCTTCATCAGTTTGGTCGGTGCATTTCTCAGGTGAAGCGGCACCGGAAGATTCCCGGTTTTCTTTACCAGAGCCAGTGCTTCATTAATGGCCATATACGTTGAATTGCTTTTCGGGGAAACAGCCAGATAAACGGCGGTCTCACTCAGGATAATTCTCGCTTCCGGATTTCCGATTACATTTACTGCCTGGAAACAGTTGTTTGCAATCACCAATGCATTCGGGTTGGCCAGGCCGATGTCTTCCGAAGCCAGGATCAGCATTCTCCTCGCGATAAACTTAATATCTTCACCCCCGGCCAGCATGCGGGCCAGCCAATACACTGCTCCGTTGGGATCACTTCCCCGCATGGATTTGATGAAGGCTGAAATAATATCATAATGCTGTTCCCCGTTTTTGTCGTACAGCGCCATGGTTTCCTGTAAAACCTCCAGGACATCTTCATTGCTGATTTCCTTTTTTCCGGAATTTTTAAACTGATTCAGCACCAGCTCCACCGAATTGATGAGCTTGCGGGCATCCCCTCCTGAATATTGGATGAAGGCTTCTTTTTC from Chryseobacterium sp. SORGH_AS_0447 includes these protein-coding regions:
- a CDS encoding replication-associated recombination protein A yields the protein MNQNIPLAEKLRPKTLDDVLGQEHLTGERGTIRKMMQNNSLNSLIFWGPPGTGKTTLAEIISENSGRKFYKLSAVSSGVKDVRDVIEDAKKQNLFSGKSPILFIDEIHRFNKSQQDSLLHAVEKGWIVLIGATTENPSFEVVSALLSRSQVYILKALTYEKLEELIDIASERYNQDENTSFKIAEKEAFIQYSGGDARKLINSVELVLNQFKNSGKKEISNEDVLEVLQETMALYDKNGEQHYDIISAFIKSMRGSDPNGAVYWLARMLAGGEDIKFIARRMLILASEDIGLANPNALVIANNCFQAVNVIGNPEARIILSETAVYLAVSPKSNSTYMAINEALALVKKTGNLPVPLHLRNAPTKLMKDLDYGKEYKYAHSYDGNFVDQDFLPEEIKNAKLYEPGNNATEKKIYEELKKKWNGKY